In Aquila chrysaetos chrysaetos chromosome 2, bAquChr1.4, whole genome shotgun sequence, the following are encoded in one genomic region:
- the LOC115338633 gene encoding uncharacterized protein LOC115338633, whose translation MRFAAHGSAPAVFPACLKQLTMFPACPCRKCCTSGWELSGGCSTALSIHVDYLQPGHWWKGFCLKSILGAQICGKQFASVRVQALSMEQRSPELQERLARVGGSVGGTLPLRSVRARVPGVTRYTKQQFCRQLAHRPTPCTAGVSGTSVCQCPVGVHPPLDAVCVVCPRLICRSGILHTCPIQRTEAGPMVWTIFRVWATFTLGIPFCPKNLHREWKQSLQVSRTQLCCPACCLG comes from the exons ATGAGATTTGCAGCCCACGGATCTGCCCCTGCTGTGTTCCCAGCCTGCTTAAAGCAACTCACTATGTTCCCAGCATGTCCCTGCAGAAAGTGCTGCACATCAGGCTGGGAGCTATCTGGAGGCTGCTCCACGGCCTTATCAATTCACGTAGACTACCTACAGCCTGGCCACTGGTGGAAAGGCTTTTGTCTCAAATCCATTCTTGGAG CTCAAATTTGTGGCAAACAATTTGCTTCAGTCCGTGTCCAGGCTCTCTCCATGGAACAGCGTTCTCCTGAGCTGCAGGAACGGCTAGCTCGCGTTGGTGGTTCAGTAGGTGGCACTCTTCCCCTTAGATCGGTCCGAGCCCGTGTCCCAGGTGTCACACGGTACACgaagcagcagttctgcaggCAGCTAGCCCACAGACCCACACCTTGCACTGCCGGGGTGTCAGGGACTAGCGTTTGCCAATGCCCGGTTGGAGTACATCCTCCACTGGATGCAGTCTGTGTGGTTTGTCCTCGGCTTATCTGCCGCAGCGGCATCCTCCATACCTGTCCCATCCAGAGGACAGAAGCAGGGCCTATGGTGTGGACCATCTTTCGCGTCTGGGCAACGTTTACCCTCGGGATCCCGTTCTGCCCAAAAAACCTACATAGGGAATGGAAACAAAGCTTACAGGTCAGTAGGACACAACTCTGCTGTCCAGCATGCTGTTTAGGCTGA